DNA from Nocardioides seonyuensis:
GCGCATGGTGTGGGCGATGTGGCTCTACTGGTGGCTGCGCGGCCACCTGATCGTGGGACGCCGCCTGGCCCAGGGGTGCCTCGACCTGGACCCCAGCGGTCCCGTCGCGGTCCGGGCCCACGCGGTGATGGGCGCGATGGCCTTCGCGCAGGGTGACACCGTGCTGGCCCGCCACTGGTGCCGCGGGGCCACGCTGGGACGGAGCATCGGCGACCAGGAGGGCGAGGCCCACAACGTCGCCGGCGAGGGGCTGATCGCGTTGGCCGAGGATCACCTGGTCGAGGCCGAGGAGCGCTTCGTGGCGACCATCGAGCTGTGCGAGAGCGTCGACCTGGCCGGCGAGTGGCTGTGGACGCTCGCCCACGTGTGGCTCGGCACCGTCCGCCTGCTGCAGGGCTCTCCGGAGGCAGCCGTCCCACTCCTCGAGGGCGCCCTCGAGGCAGCCCGGCGCCGTGACGACCCGCCGGGCATCTACATCGCCCTGTTCACCTCGGTCCAGGTCGCGCTCTCCCTCGGTGACCTGGCGACTGCCAGGACGCAGCTCCACGAGGGCGTCGGGCTGAGCCTCGAGACCGGCGACATGGCCAACCTCGCCTACTTCCTCGAGGCGCTCGCCGTGGTCGAGTCCCAGGAGGGTCGCCACGAGCACGTCCTGATGCTCCACGGCGCCGCGGGCCGCCTGCGCGAGACCGTGGGCGCCAACATCTACGGCTACTACCAGCCGGACGAGCAGCTGCTGGCCGACGCCCTGGGCAGGGCGCGCGCCGAGCTCGGTCCGTCGTACGACGACGTGGTCGCCCGCGGCCGCGCCCTGACCATCGAGGGCGTGGTCGCCCTCGCCACCGGCCAGCCGCAGGCCTGATCCCGCCGAGCCCGCAACCAGCCGCAGCATCGCAGCCAGCCGCAGGCGACCCGCAAGACCGCCCGGCGAACGTTGTCGCCATGAGCACCGACGTCATCACCTGGCTCCCCGAGGAGTGGTCGCACCCCGTCCACGTCCCGATGGGCCGGGACCACCACCTGCGGCCCCTCCGGGCGACCGACCTGGATCTTGCCACCGCCGCCGTATCGTCCTCCCGGGTCCGGCTGTGGTCGATCTACGGCCGCGCCTGGGGCTGGCCGCCGGCGGGCCTCACCCGGGAGCAGGAGCTCGTGGAGCTCACCCGGGCCGAGGCCGAGATCGCGGCCCACGAGTCCTTCGACTACGGCCTGTTCGACCGCGACGAGACGGCGCTGCTCGGGTGCGTGCACCTGGACCCGACGCCCAAGACCGGCGCCGATGCCGACATCTCCTGGTGGGTCGTCGACGCACTGGTCGGCAGCGAGTTGGAGGCACTTCTCGCGACCTTCGTGCCCACCTGGGTCGCCGCCGAGTGGCCCCTGGCCCGGCCCCGCTACGTCGGGCGCGACCTCACCTGGGACGACTGGCTCGACCTCCCCGAGGACGTCCCACCACTCCCCTGACAGATCGACCCATCACTCCAACCATCACCACTCGCAAGACACCACGAAAGGCACCGCCATGAAGAAGCTCCCCCTGGCCCTGACCGCGATGACCGCCATCGTCGCAGGCCTGCTCGCACCCGGAGGCGCAAGCGCCAGTGCGGGCACCTGGAACGACGGGTTCCAGTACGAGGACCAGATGGTCAGCTGCGCTACCGGCCAGGTGACGACCGGCGTGAGCGCCAACGTCGGCTGGATGTCGCCGACCGGCGCAGTGCCGAAGGTCGGTGAGGTGTTCTGGCTGCGCGGCTATGCCGGGCTCGTCGGAATGCCGTGCAGCAGCGGCACCAACATCATCCCCGAGATCATGGTCCCCGACGGGATCGAGTTCGCCGAGGGCGAGGTCCGTTGGGACATCAGCAAGCCGGGTGAGCAAGTCCTCACCGAGGACCCGATCAGCGCCGACCCCAACGGACAGAACGGCGGGATCATGATCGGCAACGCCGACGAGACCCCCTTCAAGCTCAGGCAGGGCGAGATCCTGGAGTTCCAGTTCCCGGTGCGTGCCACCCGCGAGCTCAAGGGCCCGGCCACCCAGCAGCCCCAGTGCCAGTCGCGCATCGACGGGGACGCACCGTGCCCGATCAGCCAGTCCGGTGACCACTTCCAGGTCGCCTTCCTGACCAACGGCCACGGTGGCGACCGGTGGTACGTCACGCCGTTCGTCGGGCTCTTCGCGACCGACGGCAGCACGCCGCCGCCGACCACGCCGCCGACGACGAACCCGGTGCCCGGTCCCGGCACCACGCCGACCCCCGGCACCACCCCGGCACCGGCCCCTGCCCCCGGCTCGGCCGCGGGCCAGGCGGCGTCGAGCACGTCGGCGAAGTGGAAGATCACCAAGGCCGGCAAGGGCAAGGCCACCATCACGGTCACCTCGGGTGCCGCTCCGGTGGGCGGCGTGATCGTCAAGGACAAGGGCCGCACCCTGGCCAAGGCGACGCTCAAGGCGACCGACAACGGCCGGGTGGTCATCAAGCTCCCCCGGCTGCGCAAGGGCAAGCACGTGCTCGTCGCGCAGTTCCGAGGCTCGTCCACCGTGGCCGCCTCGGTCTCCCCCAAGCGGGTGGTCCGGCTCCGCTGACCCGCGCCCTCCCTCTCACGGCCGCACCGTCGCTCCCCCCGGCGGTGCGGCCGTGGTCTCGCACACCAGTGGCCCTGCCGTGGACACGGCAGGGCCACTGGCGCGTTCGGGACTACTTGACCTCGGACCGCAGGACGAGCCTCAGCCCGAGCAGGGCCGGCAGCACGAGCCAGAACGAGGTGGTCACCCCGATCTGTGCCCACTGCTCCGCGCTCGGCGTCCCCTCGAAGAGGAACGACCGCGCCCAGTTCGCGTCCACCCACGGCTGGATGTCGACGAACCCAGGCTCGCTGGCGCTCAGGATCCCGGCGATGGCCGGGAGCACCAGGGCGAGCACGAGGTACGCCACCAGCGCGCCGGCCGAGCTCCGGAAGACCATTCCCAGCATCGTGCCGGTGAGCAGGCACAGCAGGCTGCCCAGCACGATGTTGAAGACCTCGACGGCCGAGACGTCCCAGACCAGGTCGGTGCCGGCGATCGCCGTACCCACCAGGTTCCCGACCACACCGACGGCGAGGGCGAAGAACATCGCGACGACGCCGACGACCACCGAGGAGATGGTCTTGGCCAGCAGGACCCGGCTGCGGTCGGGGACCATCGTGAACGTGGACAGCCCGGTGCGCTGGCTCCACTCCCCGGTGATGGAGAGCGCCGCGATCATCGGCAGCACGAGCGTCATGGGGAAGCCGAGAGCCTTGGCGAACGTGTAGAAGGTCAGGTCCTCGTCGGGCGCGAAGAGGACCACCCCGATCATGGTCAGCAAGGCGAAGATCACGATGCTGGCCATCAGCCAGAACCCCGATCGGGTGTCGAACATCTTGCGAAGCTCCACGCGGACGACACGTCCCAGGGGGACGGGCGCCACGCGCACTGCCTGCACGTCTCGGACGAGGGTGGCCGTGGTGGTCATGCTGCTCTCCTCTCACTCTTGGTGTGTCGCTTGTTGTCTCGCTGGGTGTCGGCGGTGAGCTGGAGGAACATGTCCTCGAGGCCACTGTCGGTGGGACGCAGGTCCGTGACGACGACCCCGGCCCGGAGGGCAACCCGTCCCACGTCGGCCGGGTCGGCGTCGGTGCTGATGACGCCGTCATGGAGGAGGGTGGTGTCGGCCCCGGTCGCCTGCAGGGCCCCGAGCAGCACCCGTGGGTCCTCTGCCCGCACGACGCTGCCCACTCCCCGCAGCAGGTCGGCCTTGCTCCCCTGGCACACGGTTCGACCCGCGCCGATCATCACGATGTCGTCCGCGATGACCTCCACCTCACGAAGGAGGTGCGAGGAGAGCAGGACGGCGCCGCCACGGTCGGCGAAGTCGCGGAGCAGGTCGCGCATCCAGCGGATCCCCGCGGGGTCGAGACCGTTCGCCGGCTCGTCGAGGATGAGCGCACCCGGGTTGCCGATCAGGGCAGCGGCGATCCCGAGGCGTTGCCGCATCCCGAGGGAGTAGTTGCCCACCCGGCGGTCCGGCTCGTCGCCGGTGAGGCTGACCAGCTCGAGCATCTCCTCGACGCGTCCGGCCGGCACCCCCATGGTGCGTTGGGCGATCGTGAGGATCTCCCGGCCGGTACGGCCGGCGTGCTGGGCCGATGCGTCGAGCATGACGCCGACCTCACGCCCGGGGTTCGGCAGGTCGCGGAAGGAACGTCCGGCCACGGTCGTCGTGCCCGAGGTCGGCTTCGTCAGGCCGACGACCATCCGCATGGTGGTGGACTTCCCCGCGCCGTTGGGACCGAGGAAACCGGTGACACGGCCCGGCTCGGCCACGAAGCTGACGTCGTCGACGACGAGGTTGTGGCCGTACTTCTTGGTGAGGTTCTCGATGGTGATCACGAGGACTCCTTTCGTGGGTGATGACTGGTTCTCGACGCTAGGTACGGCGCCGCGGGCGCGCGTCGTCGAGAGGTCGCGAGCCCGCTGCGACCAAGCGAGGAGGCCGGTCCTCCGGAAGTAGGACCCTGGTCGGGCAGGGGGCTGCTCAGGCCTCGTGCTGGAAGAGCCCGGACTGGTAGGCGAGGACGATCGCCTGGGCACGGTCGCGCAGCCCCAGCTTCTGCAGCAGGCGGGTGACGTGTGTCTTGACCGTCGTGTCGCTGATGAACAGCTCCTCGCCGATCTCGGCGTTGGAGAGCCCTCGGGTGATCAGCTCGAAGACCTCGAGCTCCCTGGAGGTCAGGTCGGCGATCCCGGGGGGCGGCGCCTGGTGGCGGGTGCCGGCGAAGTGGCGGATCACCCGCCGGGTGACCGTCGGGGAGAGCAGCGCCTCGCCGGACGCGACCGTCCGCACGGCTGCCAGCAGCTGCTCGGGCGGGTCGTCCTTCAGCACGAAGCCGCTCGCGCCGGCGCGCAGTGCCTCGAACACGTAGTCGTCGAGGTCGAAGGTCGTCAGGATCAGCACCCGGGCGTCGCTGTCGGTGGCGAGGATGCGCCGCGTCGCCTCCAGACCGTCGAGCTCGGGCATCCGGATGTCCATCAGGATCACGTCCGGGTGCAGGCGGGCCGCGTGTGCCACGGCCTCCCGGCCCGTGGCGGCCTCCGCCACGACCTCGATGCCGGGCTCGTCGGACAGCAGCATCCGGAACCCGGCGCGGACCATGGCCTGGTCGTCCACCACGAGCACGCGGATCGTCATGGCCGCTCGACCTCCCGCGGCAGGCGGGCGCGGACGAGGAAGCCGCCTCCGGGGGCGGGCCCGGCCGACATCTCGCCGCCGAAGAGCTTGACCCGTTCGCGGATGCCCACGAGACCGTGGCCGTGGCCACCGCTGGCTCCCGGGTCCCCGGCTCCGTGGTCCCGGACCTCGAGCAGCAGCTCGTCGGGTGCGTAGTCCACCGTCACCTCGGCCCGTCCAGCGCCGGAGTGCCGCAGGCTGTTGGTGAGTCCCTCCTGGACGATGCGGTAGGCCGACAGGTCGAGCCCTGGGGGCAGCGGCACCGGCTCGCCGCGCACGTGCACGTCGACCCTCAGTCCCGCGGCGTCGACGTCGTGCACGAGGCGGGCGAGGTCGCCCAGTCCGGGACGCGGCAGCAGCTCGGCCTCGTCCCCCTCCTCGCGCATGGCGGTGAGGAGTCGGCGCATCTCGGCGAGCGCCGTACGTCCGGCCTCCTCCACGTTTCGCAGGGCCTCACGCTCCGCCTCGGCGTCCTCGGGCAGGCGGTGGCGTACGGCTCCGACCTGGAGCACGATCACGCTCACGGCGTGGGCGACCACGTCGTGGAGCTCGCGGGCGATCCGGCCGCGCTCCTCGGCGACGGCGATCCTGGCCGCGGCCTCGCGCTCCCGCTCGGCACGGACGGCCCTGCCCTCGGCGGCCTCGGTGCGCTCGGTCCTCTCGCGCAGGGCCCAGCCGACCAACCAGCCGATCGCGAACATCAGCGGCACGGAGAGCAGGTCGTCGGCCGAGGAGTCTGGTCCGTTGCGCACGACCGCCACCGAGCCGGTCAGCACGATCACCAGCCCCAGGCGGGACAGCGCCGCGTTGCGGTGGCTGCCGAGGAGCACCGCGGCACCCATCCCCGCGATGAGGATGGCGCCCCCGTTGACGATCAGCTGCCCGTCGAGGAAGGACAGGGCGGAGCACATGACCCACGTGCACGCGGGCGCCGCGAACGGGAACCTGTGGCGGGCCAGCAGCACCAGCACCGCGCCGGTGATGCCGATGACCCCGAGCACGAAGCGCGGCCCGGTCGGGTGCAGCAGGTCGTCACGCAGCACGGTCGTCGTCGCGGTCACCACCGCCGTGACCACGACCAGGAGGTCGAGGCCAAGTCTGGCGGCGAACGGCCCGGCGCGGCTCACCCCGTCAACGTACGGCGAGTGCGTTCCCGACGGCGTCCACCAAAGGGAGGACATCGACTCGCCGCTCGGTACCCCCCAGGACGCGGCCTTCCGACGACGCGCGGCGGCGCGAG
Protein-coding regions in this window:
- a CDS encoding response regulator: MTIRVLVVDDQAMVRAGFRMLLSDEPGIEVVAEAATGREAVAHAARLHPDVILMDIRMPELDGLEATRRILATDSDARVLILTTFDLDDYVFEALRAGASGFVLKDDPPEQLLAAVRTVASGEALLSPTVTRRVIRHFAGTRHQAPPPGIADLTSRELEVFELITRGLSNAEIGEELFISDTTVKTHVTRLLQKLGLRDRAQAIVLAYQSGLFQHEA
- a CDS encoding ABC transporter permease subunit, which translates into the protein MTTTATLVRDVQAVRVAPVPLGRVVRVELRKMFDTRSGFWLMASIVIFALLTMIGVVLFAPDEDLTFYTFAKALGFPMTLVLPMIAALSITGEWSQRTGLSTFTMVPDRSRVLLAKTISSVVVGVVAMFFALAVGVVGNLVGTAIAGTDLVWDVSAVEVFNIVLGSLLCLLTGTMLGMVFRSSAGALVAYLVLALVLPAIAGILSASEPGFVDIQPWVDANWARSFLFEGTPSAEQWAQIGVTTSFWLVLPALLGLRLVLRSEVK
- a CDS encoding GNAT family N-acetyltransferase; the protein is MSTDVITWLPEEWSHPVHVPMGRDHHLRPLRATDLDLATAAVSSSRVRLWSIYGRAWGWPPAGLTREQELVELTRAEAEIAAHESFDYGLFDRDETALLGCVHLDPTPKTGADADISWWVVDALVGSELEALLATFVPTWVAAEWPLARPRYVGRDLTWDDWLDLPEDVPPLP
- a CDS encoding Ig-like domain-containing protein; translation: MKKLPLALTAMTAIVAGLLAPGGASASAGTWNDGFQYEDQMVSCATGQVTTGVSANVGWMSPTGAVPKVGEVFWLRGYAGLVGMPCSSGTNIIPEIMVPDGIEFAEGEVRWDISKPGEQVLTEDPISADPNGQNGGIMIGNADETPFKLRQGEILEFQFPVRATRELKGPATQQPQCQSRIDGDAPCPISQSGDHFQVAFLTNGHGGDRWYVTPFVGLFATDGSTPPPTTPPTTNPVPGPGTTPTPGTTPAPAPAPGSAAGQAASSTSAKWKITKAGKGKATITVTSGAAPVGGVIVKDKGRTLAKATLKATDNGRVVIKLPRLRKGKHVLVAQFRGSSTVAASVSPKRVVRLR
- a CDS encoding sensor histidine kinase, giving the protein MSRAGPFAARLGLDLLVVVTAVVTATTTVLRDDLLHPTGPRFVLGVIGITGAVLVLLARHRFPFAAPACTWVMCSALSFLDGQLIVNGGAILIAGMGAAVLLGSHRNAALSRLGLVIVLTGSVAVVRNGPDSSADDLLSVPLMFAIGWLVGWALRERTERTEAAEGRAVRAEREREAAARIAVAEERGRIARELHDVVAHAVSVIVLQVGAVRHRLPEDAEAEREALRNVEEAGRTALAEMRRLLTAMREEGDEAELLPRPGLGDLARLVHDVDAAGLRVDVHVRGEPVPLPPGLDLSAYRIVQEGLTNSLRHSGAGRAEVTVDYAPDELLLEVRDHGAGDPGASGGHGHGLVGIRERVKLFGGEMSAGPAPGGGFLVRARLPREVERP
- a CDS encoding ABC transporter ATP-binding protein; the encoded protein is MITIENLTKKYGHNLVVDDVSFVAEPGRVTGFLGPNGAGKSTTMRMVVGLTKPTSGTTTVAGRSFRDLPNPGREVGVMLDASAQHAGRTGREILTIAQRTMGVPAGRVEEMLELVSLTGDEPDRRVGNYSLGMRQRLGIAAALIGNPGALILDEPANGLDPAGIRWMRDLLRDFADRGGAVLLSSHLLREVEVIADDIVMIGAGRTVCQGSKADLLRGVGSVVRAEDPRVLLGALQATGADTTLLHDGVISTDADPADVGRVALRAGVVVTDLRPTDSGLEDMFLQLTADTQRDNKRHTKSERRAA